The Sandaracinus amylolyticus genomic interval CGCGCCTCCGCCGCGCGCGCTCGATGCGTGTCTCGATGGTCGAGGGATCGCGTTCGAGGACGCGCTCGACGTGGCGGTGCAGCGACGCTTCGCGCTCGGGCGCGCGGCGCTGCGCGACGCCGAGTCGCGCACCACCGCGTTCCGCTTGGTGAACGAAGCGGGCGATGGCGCGCCCGGGGTCGCCGTCGATCTCTACGCGGACTGGGCGCTGCTCCACACCTACGACGCGTCGATCGACGAGCGCGCGACCGTGCACGCGCTCGACGGGCTCGGCGTGCGCGGCGTCTACGTGAAGCGCCGGCCGCGTCAGGCGAACGTGATGGACGACGAAGCGCGCGCGGAATTCGCGCCGCGCGAGCCGGTGCTCGGTGCCGCGGCGCCCGAGGAATTCGTGGTGCGCGAGCACGGCATGCGCTTCCTCGTGCGGCTCGGTGACGGCATGTCCACCGGGCTCTTCCTCGATCAGCGCGAGCACCGCGCGCGGGTGCGCGCGACGAGCGCCGGCGCGCGCGTGCTGAACCTCTTCTCGTACACGTGCGGGTTCACGGTCGCGGCGGTCGCGGGTGGTGCGGTGTCGAGCACGAGCGTCGACGCGAGCGGCGTCGCGCTCGATCGCGGTCGCGCGAACCTCGATCTCGCGGGCGCGGATCGCGACGCGCATCGCACGGTGCGCGCCGACGTGTTCGAGTGGCTCGCGCGCGCGGCGAAGCGCGGCGAGCAGTACGACCTCGTGTGCTGCGATCCGCCGACGTACTCCACCGCGAAGGGACGCAGCGGAAAGACGCAGCGCTGGTCCTCGGGCAAGCAGTGGCGCGCCCTCGCCGCGGCGTGCCTCCGAGTGCTCGCGCCGGGCGGGACGCTCCTCGCGACGTCGAACGATCGACGCATGACGCAGCGCGCGCTGCGCGCCGAGGTGCACGAAGGCGCGCGCGACGCGGGCGTCACGCTCGCGTCGCTGCGCGATCTCGGGCCGCCCGAGGACTTCCCGTTCGCGCCGGAGGACGGGCCGCACCTCAAGGGCGTGATCGCGACGCGCTGAGCAGCGCCTAT includes:
- a CDS encoding class I SAM-dependent methyltransferase; the encoded protein is MSVEPLDRALRERVFAWLDPRWIVHEDEDVIAIDKPSGVPTQEAREGAQDDLPTRLARFLEQRDGVDEAYVGVHQRLDKDTSGVLLYAKSRAANVELAPQFTHHAVRKIYLACVDGWRHGARTTFRDQLGPLRGGRVEVVKDGGKHAVTHASVIERRGSRALLEITIETGRTHQIRAQLAHHGAPIAGDRIYEGAPAPRLMLHASELELVHPRWERPFRVNAPPPRALDACLDGRGIAFEDALDVAVQRRFALGRAALRDAESRTTAFRLVNEAGDGAPGVAVDLYADWALLHTYDASIDERATVHALDGLGVRGVYVKRRPRQANVMDDEARAEFAPREPVLGAAAPEEFVVREHGMRFLVRLGDGMSTGLFLDQREHRARVRATSAGARVLNLFSYTCGFTVAAVAGGAVSSTSVDASGVALDRGRANLDLAGADRDAHRTVRADVFEWLARAAKRGEQYDLVCCDPPTYSTAKGRSGKTQRWSSGKQWRALAAACLRVLAPGGTLLATSNDRRMTQRALRAEVHEGARDAGVTLASLRDLGPPEDFPFAPEDGPHLKGVIATR